The sequence below is a genomic window from Cucumis melo cultivar AY chromosome 5, USDA_Cmelo_AY_1.0, whole genome shotgun sequence.
tatggctatacggtccttcggcactcgccaggtatgtctaaagccttgctaatgttaagattacaattttgcctgaatagtctaagacctagatatagggtgttaagttcttgtggtgagaagtttgttggtgaattttagggagaatgccgccacgtagaggtacacgccgaggaggtggtaggggaggcagaggagccggtcgtggccagccggaggcgccacctgttgcaccggcagtcgacccaaacgcaccggtcacccaggcggatctcgccgcaatggagcagcgttatcaggacatgctgcaagctgctttggcgcctttccttgccgcccagcagaaccaggccgcccctgttcaggccgaggccgcccctgctcaggcccaggccgcccctgttcaggctcaggccgtcgctcctccagcccctgaggaagctcaaccagtaccagttcaactgtcggccgaggcgaaacacttacgggatttcaggaagtataatcccaagacctttgacggatccatggacaaccccacaaaggcccaaatgtggttgacgtccatagagactattttccggtacatgaagtgcccagaagaccagaaggtgcagtgtgcagtcttcttcttggaggacaggggcaccgcctggtgggagaccgcggagagaatgctagggggcgatgtaagcaaaataacatgggagcagttcaaggagaacttctatgctaagtttttctccgccaatgtgaagcacgccaagctgcaagagttcctaaacttggagcaaggcgacatgacggtggagcagtacgacgccgagttcgatatgctgtcccgctttgctcccgatatggtaagagatgaggctgccaggacggagaaatttgttagaggactcaggctagaccttcagggcattgtcagagccctccgcccagccacgcatgctgatgcactacgtatagcactggatttgagcctgcctgagagagccgatgcgtctaaggctgccggcagagggtcagccttgggacagaagagaaaggttgagacgcagcctgacgtagcaccgcagcgaacactgaggtcaggaggtgtcttccagagacaccgacgggagcttgcagcagccgggaggactctgagagagctacccgcttgtactacctgcgggagagtccacggaggtcgttgcttggctggaagtggagtctgctttaggtgcagacagccggggcacactgctgatatgtgtcctcggaaaccctttgagacgacaccgccccagccttctgcggcccagcaggggagagttttcgccactacccggcaggaggccgagcgagctggcactatggtgacaggtacgctcccaattttggggcactatgcttttgtgctatttgactctgggtcatcccactcgtttatatcctccgttttcgttcagcatgtgggtttagaggtagagcctttgggtagtgttttgtcggtttctactccatctggggaggtcctgttatccaaagaacaaataaaggcatgtcgggtagagatagcgaatcgtatgttagacgtgaccttgctagtgttagacatgcaggattttgatgtgatactaggcatggattggctatcagccaaccatgcaaatatagactgttatggcaaggaagttgtcttcaaccctccctccgaggctagtttcaaattcagggggcaggcatggtatgtatacccaaggtcatctcagccatgaaggctagtaaactactcagccagggtacttggggtattttggcaagcgtagtggatgtgagagagccggaagtttccctatcttccgaaccagtggtaagagagtaccccgacgtttttccagacgaacttccaggacttccgcctcccagagaagtagacttcgctatcgagttagagccgggcactgccccaatctcgagggccccttacagaatggctccagccgaactaaaggagttgaaggtccagttacaggagttgctggacaaaggcttcatccggcccagtgtgtcgccttggggagccccagtattgttcgtgaagaagaaggatgggtcaatgcgcctttgtattgactaccgagagctgaacaaggtgacagtcaaaaaccgctacctcttgcccaggattgatgacctgttcgatcagttgcagggagccaccgtcttctccaagatcgacctgcgatcaggctatcaccagttgaggattagggacggtgacatccccaagacggcctttcgatcgaggtacggacattacgaattcgttgtgatgtctttcggcttgactaacgctcctgcagtattcatggacctgatgaacagggtgtttaaggagtttctagactcgttcgtcatagtcttcattgacgacatcctcatttactcaaaaactgaggctgagcacgaggagcacttacaccaagttttggagacccttcgagccaacaagttgtatgccaagttctccaagtgtgaattctggttaaggaaggtgacgtttcttggccacgtggtttccagtgagggagtttcagtagatcccgcaaagattgaagcggtgaccaactggacccgaccgtccacggttagtgaaattcgaagttttctgggcttggcaggttactacaggaggttcgtggaagacttctcacgtatagccagcccgttgacccagttgaccaagaagggaaccccttttgtctggagcccagcttgcgagaggagctttcaggagctccaacagaagctagtgactgcaccggtcctgacagtgcccgatggttcgggaaactttgtaatctatagtgacgcctccaagaagggactaggttgtgtcctgatgcagcagggtaaggtagttgcttatgcctcccgccagttgaagatccatgagcagaactaccctacccatgacttggagttggcagctgtagtctttgcactgaagatatggaggcactatctgtacggtgagaagattcagatttacaccgatcataagagcctgaagtacttcttcacccagaaggagttgaacatgaggcagaggaggtggcttgagttggtgaaagactacgactgcgagatcctataccacccaggtaaagcgaatgtagtggctgatgcgctaagtaggaaagttgcacattcagcagcgctaatcaccaagcagacccccttactcagggactttgagagggcagagattgcagtctcagtaggcgaggttaccgcacagttggctcagttgacagttcagccaaccttgaggcaaaagatcattgctgctcagctgaatgatccttatttggcagagaagcgtcgcgtggtagagacagagcaaggtgaaggcttctccatatcctctgacgatggccttatgtttgaaggacgcctgtgtgtgccggaagacagcgcagttaagacggagcttttgactgaggctcacagttccccgtttaccatgcaccctgggagtacgaagatgtaccaggacttaaggagtgtctattggtggaggggcatgaagagggatgtggcagactttgtcagtagatgcttggtgtgccagcaggtgaaggcacctaggcagcatccagcagggttgttgcaacccttgagtgtgccagggtggaagtgggagagtgtgtcgatggattttattgcgggactgcccaagaccctaaggggctacacggtgatctgggtcgtggtcgacagactcacgaagtcggcccatttcgtgccagggaaatccacttacactgccagtaagtgggggcagctatatatgacagagattgtgagactacatggagtacccgtatccatcatttcagacagagacgcccgtttcacatcgaagttctggaaaggacttcaaattgcattaggtacaaggttggacttcagcacggcattccaccctcagactgatggtcagacagagagattgaaccagattttagaagacatgctgcgagcctgcgtactagagttttcaggaagttgggactcccatctgcatctgatggagtttgcctataacaacagctaccaggctactatcggtatggcaccgttcgaggctctgtatggcaagtgctgtagatcccctgtctgctggggcgaggttggagagcagaggatgctaggccccgaattagtgcagacgaccaacgcagccatacagaagatccgagctcgtatgctgacagcccagagcagacagaagagttacgctgatgtacgacgtaaggacctcgagtttgaagtgggagatatggtctttctgaaggttgcacccatgaagggtgttctgaggttcgcgaagaaggggaagctgagcccacgcttcgtagggccgttcgagatattggagcggattggccccgtggcttaccgcttggcgctacccccatcgtttgctgcagtgcacgacgtattccatatctccatgctgaggaaatatgtcgcagacccaacacatgtggtggacttcgagccactgcaggttagcgagaatctgagctacgaggagcagcctgtcgaggtcctggcaagggaggtcaagaagcttcgcagtcgagaaatcccactggtcaaaatcctttggcaaaaccatggagtggaagaggcaacgtgggagaaagaagaggatatgagagcccagtaccccaagctgttcgaggattagaactttcgaggacgaaagtttttttttaggagggaagattgtaacgcccaacaatttcggtttccttttgttttgaccattaacattaatactaaagtgtgtttattattagtattaaagtaaagtttttttttttgtattaattttgaagttagggggtgaaataaattattggcttaacaaataaatggccttggaaagggtcaaaggtggttaatggaggagagaggaaagagggttttagggttttcttttaattactttttatttctttaaaagagGCATGGGGAAGTGTGAGACTCTTCATcttcccaaagaaaagaaagaaaaaaaaaaaaaaaaatagaagaggaaaccctagccgccgccgcacgccgccgcacgccgccgcacgccgccgccgccagctgaaagaataaccctcggagccggccgtagtagagccgacccaccgcgcgtctgcaagccgagtggaagccgagccatcctacgcgtctgcagccgaatccgcagccgccagccgagccggaacCGCCGCGCCGTTTCGACCTAAGGAAGaccgccgacgccgcgccgctccgatcaggaggatagccgagccgcgtcgcgtcgcttcGATCGAGCCGATCTGTGAAgccgagaagctccgtcagccgcgtcgatccgagaagctccgtcagccgcgtcgatccgagaagctccgtcagccgcgtcgatccgagaagctccgtcagccgcgtcgctccgatcgagccgaagggagccgcttcgacccgcgcccagccgtctcccgcagccgccactcgaagccgatccgccgcgcgtgcctccagccgacgaacgaacccggagccgctccacgcccgcgcgcccgaagccgaaaccgaagagccgcgtccgcgtgtgaagccgcgccgcgcgcctgtgtagccgagccgcgtctcccctgttgcaagccgagccgcgtctccccctgttgcaagccgagccgcacgcgaaatccctgtaccgagccgagccgcgtctgcccaagccgagccggtcctgtcttcttccagccgagccgccaggactaaattggctccatccacctatatttcggtaagctaattaattattgtggtctttccggtaagactccatgctcggacgttagttaaattaatttgggtctaaattaaattattttcctcaagggacgtcttggaccaagaaattactgcagcgcgggatttcttcagtaggggctcgagcactgcaacctccttctagggtaagttaaattcaattgagtctcgaaccgttggtcgttggcgacctatttacgaattttgacttattaaacagttaggacttcgtcgcttggaaaacgtactgcctcgcggttaggactcgacaagtagatctccaggtaagagattctactactagtttcatgtttgaagtatgagactgtgtatgccctatgttgcatattgaggatttgacagtataatgcctgaaataaatgctagtatgatgcaaatgacgatatagttgtgctatagcctgttatgtgtggcaagatctattatggTTACGGCGAATgacgggacggagagtgtagaaatgatttatgtgacatgttatatgctgatgccatgtgtatgtttactgcaattagggtacctgttagcttgatttctgttagagtcgtacctgcatgggtgtccttcgggatcaccacctattgaggactgtgtggtccgacgggacgccagtctagcatgatatagacatgattcgagtgactcgacggggtcctcgcatcccgactgtcctaggtgtccccgggcaccgaagaccagagttacgttcctacgggagcgcatgattgcacgtgttcgggaacgtgccagagattgggtaccagttatcaggactctaacaggaagttaacaggcacctagtgggactagtagtgggtcccttactgagtatttttatactcattctctccattttatgttttcaggtagaggacggggcaagggcaagggcaagctggcgagcgacccgaagtgagaccgaggagggccatagggactaccgcttccgcttatttcttatttcagattttagcatttgagtttgagtactttttatttttcactatcttttatgtagatagggcccgagtaggatttcagaacgtttttacatttttgcatgactaccttgtttatgtttttataaatgaatttcttgaaccgtatgcttttaataaaatttttagacttaaaccacttgttctatatttagtaatgacttcgattcagcataaggagttgggtcgttacaaggaactacaagagatgtttgatagcaacacttcccaatcctcatggtaagaaagttctgaaacttacttattttgcaactggattttatatattatttggatttaggagtatgtaaaattttaaagtgtttgttatttgttacattgtttgtttttttctcgtaacattggtt
It includes:
- the LOC127149365 gene encoding uncharacterized protein LOC127149365, whose translation is MPPRRGTRRGGGRGGRGAGRGQPEAPPVAPAVDPNAPVTQADLAAMEQRYQDMLQAALAPFLAAQQNQAAPVQAEAAPAQAQAAPVQAQAVAPPAPEEAQPVPVQLSAEAKHLRDFRKYNPKTFDGSMDNPTKAQMWLTSIETIFRYMKCPEDQKVQCAVFFLEDRGTAWWETAERMLGGDVSKITWEQFKENFYAKFFSANVKHAKLQEFLNLEQGDMTVEQYDAEFDMLSRFAPDMVRDEAARTEKFVRGLRLDLQGIVRALRPATHADALRIALDLSLPERADASKAAGRGSALGQKRKVETQPDVAPQRTLRSGGVFQRHRRELAAAGRTLRELPACTTCGRVHGGRCLAGSGVCFRCRQPGHTADMCPRKPFETTPPQPSAAQQGRVFATTRQEAERAGTMVTGTLPILGHYAFVLFDSGSSHSFISSVFVQHVGLEVEPLGSVLSVSTPSGEVLLSKEQIKACRVEIANRMLDVTLLVLDMQDFDVILGMDWLSANHANIDCYGKEVVFNPPSEASFKFRGQAWYVYPRSSQP